A genomic segment from Terriglobia bacterium encodes:
- a CDS encoding methyltransferase domain-containing protein — MRIPFFGRRTEAGSLEETLAQLTKSVFFAPTPWAIARQMLEAAEVGANDVLYDLGSGDGRIPIMAAQEFGCRAVGIELDEKLCRHAQEKVAEYGLQDRVSFRQEDFFKTGLRDATVVTLYLLTQVNGYLGPRLASQLAKGARVVSLDYPVPGWRAEKEFPARSEGNVDYTLYLYRR, encoded by the coding sequence ATGCGCATTCCTTTTTTTGGTCGCCGGACGGAAGCTGGGTCGCTGGAAGAAACTCTGGCACAGCTCACCAAGTCCGTGTTCTTTGCTCCTACGCCGTGGGCCATCGCTCGCCAGATGCTGGAAGCAGCGGAGGTGGGCGCGAACGATGTGCTGTACGACCTGGGCTCAGGCGATGGCCGCATCCCGATCATGGCGGCGCAGGAGTTCGGCTGCCGCGCCGTGGGCATTGAGCTTGACGAGAAGCTTTGCCGGCACGCACAGGAGAAAGTGGCGGAGTACGGGCTGCAAGACCGCGTTTCATTCCGGCAAGAGGATTTCTTCAAGACCGGCCTGCGCGACGCTACCGTGGTCACTCTCTACCTCCTGACTCAGGTCAACGGCTATCTGGGGCCCCGTCTGGCCAGCCAGTTAGCGAAAGGCGCGCGCGTGGTGTCGCTGGACTATCCGGTCCCGGGATGGCGCGCGGAGAAAGAGTTCCCTGCCAGATCTGAAGGCAACGTGGACTACACGTTGTACTTGTACCGGCGTTGA
- the pdxT gene encoding pyridoxal 5'-phosphate synthase glutaminase subunit PdxT: protein MKVGVLAIQGDYEAHKARLEELGAAVTLVRKPEQLDSIDAIVIPGGESSTFLNFLSEHGFLEKLRDFVSTKPAFGTCAGAILLAKEVENPAQKSLGVLDIRIRRNGYGRQIDSSIHEAGTKLAGGPLEMVFIRAPRIMRTGKGVEVLASEGGDPVLVRQGKIMAATFHPELSRDTRVHQEFLKLLQNGHPPK from the coding sequence ATGAAGGTTGGTGTCCTGGCCATCCAAGGCGACTACGAAGCGCACAAAGCCCGGCTCGAGGAGCTGGGCGCGGCGGTCACGCTTGTCCGCAAGCCGGAGCAACTCGATTCGATTGACGCCATCGTGATCCCCGGCGGCGAGTCCAGTACGTTTCTCAACTTCCTTTCGGAGCACGGCTTCCTGGAGAAGTTGCGCGACTTCGTCAGCACCAAGCCGGCGTTCGGGACGTGCGCGGGAGCCATCCTGCTGGCGAAAGAAGTGGAGAACCCTGCGCAGAAATCGCTCGGCGTGCTGGACATCCGCATTCGCCGCAACGGCTATGGCCGCCAGATTGACAGCTCGATTCATGAAGCCGGAACCAAGCTGGCAGGCGGTCCGCTGGAGATGGTGTTCATCCGCGCGCCCCGGATCATGCGCACGGGCAAGGGCGTGGAAGTGCTGGCCAGCGAAGGCGGCGATCCGGTGCTGGTGCGCCAGGGCAAGATCATGGCGGCCACGTTCCATCCTGAGCTTTCCCGCGATACACGCGTGCACCAGGAATTCCTCAAGCTGCTGCAGAACGGACACCCTCCCAAATAA
- a CDS encoding methyltransferase domain-containing protein — translation MRPGEKARWDTRYTEGPGSWTEPDDFLKRVYDEFLVNIAPGKALDLAGGAGRNSLFLVQRGWQVKLVDISEVGLGLAKEKAAAHTLTLDTAVVDLNTITDLGSELYDAIVVFYFLKRELFPAILRALKPGGFLIYRTYTIDRMKVPGGPDDPRYLLQPNELLHAFSSHMRVLHYHETLEGKAAAELVGRKS, via the coding sequence ATGCGACCCGGAGAAAAAGCTCGTTGGGACACCCGTTACACTGAAGGCCCAGGATCATGGACCGAGCCTGATGACTTCCTGAAGCGCGTTTACGACGAATTTCTGGTCAACATCGCGCCGGGGAAAGCCCTGGATCTGGCCGGCGGCGCCGGAAGGAATTCGCTATTTCTGGTTCAGCGCGGATGGCAAGTGAAGCTCGTGGACATCTCGGAAGTAGGGCTGGGGTTGGCGAAGGAAAAAGCTGCTGCACACACCCTAACTCTGGACACGGCAGTCGTGGATCTGAACACCATCACCGATCTGGGGAGCGAGTTGTATGACGCGATTGTGGTGTTCTACTTTCTCAAACGCGAACTCTTCCCTGCCATCCTGCGCGCGCTCAAGCCCGGCGGGTTCTTGATCTATCGGACGTACACGATTGACCGCATGAAAGTCCCCGGCGGACCGGACGATCCGCGATATTTGCTGCAGCCGAATGAGCTACTGCATGCTTTCTCGTCTCACATGCGCGTGCTGCATTATCACGAAACACTGGAAGGCAAAGCTGCGGCGGAGCTGGTGGGGAGGAAGAGCTAG
- a CDS encoding AAA family ATPase, giving the protein MRRRKKKPENPSEATGKVGQQKPPVDEHHPEPIVPAYDEPSDEGPRVSPRDARMETEVQPESPSTPPAGPPEQRLVQAAKTTRAPKGVVVLAIGLPGSGKTTWFKRRGVTPLSSDMLRSILFDDIGEQRYQGLVFSTLRSLLRARLIARMPWNYVDASNLAPHERKQWIKMAKGFGYEVHAVFFDVPLEVCLERNRKRERQVKEEVIERMAAKLKPPTFDEGFAKVTLVRVKAGAKGPAE; this is encoded by the coding sequence ATGCGGCGCCGTAAAAAGAAACCCGAGAACCCTTCTGAGGCTACCGGCAAAGTCGGGCAGCAAAAGCCTCCCGTAGACGAACACCACCCTGAACCCATCGTCCCGGCCTATGATGAACCGTCCGATGAAGGGCCCCGCGTAAGTCCCCGCGACGCCCGCATGGAGACGGAAGTCCAGCCGGAATCGCCTTCCACGCCTCCGGCCGGGCCGCCTGAGCAGCGGCTGGTCCAGGCAGCCAAGACCACCCGCGCCCCAAAAGGCGTCGTAGTACTGGCGATTGGCCTCCCCGGGTCCGGAAAGACTACGTGGTTCAAGCGGCGCGGCGTTACCCCGCTTTCCAGTGACATGCTGCGCTCCATCCTTTTTGATGACATCGGTGAACAGCGTTATCAGGGATTAGTGTTTTCCACCCTGCGGTCTTTGCTGCGCGCGCGCCTGATCGCCCGCATGCCCTGGAATTACGTGGACGCGAGCAACCTCGCCCCGCACGAGCGCAAGCAGTGGATCAAGATGGCTAAGGGCTTTGGATATGAGGTCCACGCGGTGTTCTTTGATGTACCACTTGAAGTTTGTCTGGAGCGCAATCGCAAGCGCGAGCGACAGGTAAAAGAAGAAGTCATCGAGCGTATGGCCGCCAAACTCAAACCGCCGACGTTTGACGAAGGCTTCGCCAAAGTCACCCTGGTGCGCGTGAAGGCCGGGGCCAAAGGGCCAGCCGAGTAA
- a CDS encoding cytochrome C oxidase subunit II has product MARALLIALLLVTLGCVYAFVAHPWWFPAGASAEAAPVDQEFRIALWVLGGLFVAGQVLLAVFLAKRRSGDSAAGESWAGNWRLEIAWTVAMAAIFFSFHISGGRMWARMTHEHPSPTAVQVEVTGAQFQWYFRYAGADGVLGRTDAQKFARPDEGNPLGIEPSDPAGRDDIVSTSMVVPVGHLVQLELRAQDVIHSLFIPAMRFKQDTVPGMTIHKHFTPTKIGTYEIACTQLCGTGHYRMRAVVRVVSEDEFEKWLKAQENAKE; this is encoded by the coding sequence ATGGCCCGCGCACTGCTGATCGCGCTGCTACTGGTTACGTTGGGCTGCGTATACGCTTTTGTTGCTCATCCCTGGTGGTTCCCTGCTGGAGCGTCGGCGGAAGCTGCGCCGGTTGATCAGGAATTCCGCATCGCTCTGTGGGTGCTGGGCGGCTTGTTCGTTGCCGGACAGGTCCTGCTGGCAGTCTTTCTAGCCAAGAGGCGTAGCGGCGATTCAGCGGCTGGCGAAAGCTGGGCGGGAAACTGGCGGCTGGAAATCGCCTGGACGGTGGCCATGGCCGCCATCTTTTTCAGCTTTCACATCTCCGGTGGACGCATGTGGGCGCGCATGACCCATGAACATCCAAGCCCCACCGCCGTGCAGGTTGAAGTCACCGGCGCGCAATTTCAGTGGTATTTCAGATACGCCGGAGCTGACGGCGTTCTCGGCCGCACCGACGCACAGAAGTTCGCGCGGCCGGACGAAGGAAATCCGCTAGGGATTGAGCCCAGCGACCCCGCGGGCAGGGATGACATCGTCTCGACCTCCATGGTGGTGCCAGTTGGCCATCTGGTGCAGCTTGAGCTGCGCGCGCAAGACGTGATCCACAGCCTGTTCATTCCGGCCATGCGCTTCAAGCAGGATACGGTCCCGGGGATGACCATCCACAAACATTTCACGCCGACCAAAATCGGAACTTACGAAATTGCGTGCACGCAGTTGTGCGGGACAGGCCACTACCGCATGCGGGCCGTGGTGCGCGTGGTGAGCGAAGATGAGTTTGAGAAGTGGCTGAAAGCACAGGAGAACGCTAAGGAATAA
- a CDS encoding cytochrome c oxidase subunit 3, translating to MPVVTEHVEVERKPDRKPKLGGGGPGKIPHRFGYGGGDDGDPERNENLNQQRERHLTYRILMAICMVAITTLFVALTVAYLWRRSVEHYDQDLNRVVHVWTPLALPYLQLWINSAVLLLSSGTLELSRRRLLKQSEFAALGIVPPAGRREMPWLFLTLLLGLAFLGGQVEVWNILRRQGLFLAWNSRSSFFYAFTGLHGAHLLCGLVALMWVIFRSWKPRGADFRQVTLQATGWYWHYMGILWMAIFALLYFTRK from the coding sequence ATGCCGGTTGTCACGGAACATGTCGAAGTCGAACGCAAGCCTGATCGCAAGCCCAAGCTGGGCGGCGGCGGTCCGGGCAAAATTCCGCATCGTTTTGGCTACGGCGGTGGTGATGACGGCGATCCTGAGCGTAACGAAAACCTTAACCAGCAGCGCGAACGCCACCTGACCTACCGCATCCTGATGGCGATTTGCATGGTCGCCATCACTACCCTGTTCGTTGCGCTGACGGTCGCTTACCTGTGGCGCCGCTCGGTCGAGCACTATGATCAGGACTTGAACCGCGTCGTCCACGTGTGGACTCCCCTGGCGCTGCCCTACCTGCAACTGTGGATCAATTCAGCAGTCCTTCTGCTGAGCAGCGGTACGCTGGAGTTGTCCCGCAGACGCCTGCTCAAACAGAGTGAGTTTGCCGCGCTGGGCATTGTGCCTCCTGCGGGACGCAGAGAGATGCCGTGGCTGTTCTTGACGCTGTTGCTGGGCCTGGCGTTTCTTGGCGGGCAGGTCGAAGTCTGGAATATCCTGCGACGTCAAGGCCTGTTTCTGGCGTGGAATTCAAGAAGCTCATTCTTCTATGCGTTTACCGGGCTGCATGGCGCCCACCTGCTGTGCGGCTTGGTCGCCCTGATGTGGGTCATCTTCCGCAGCTGGAAGCCGCGCGGCGCGGACTTCCGCCAGGTCACCCTGCAAGCCACCGGATGGTATTGGCACTATATGGGGATTTTGTGGATGGCGATCTTCGCGCTGCTCTATTTCACGCGAAAATGA
- the pdxS gene encoding pyridoxal 5'-phosphate synthase lyase subunit PdxS → MSELNGNNTSLRLKTGLAEMLKGGVIMDVTDAAQAAIAEKAGAVAVMALERVPAQIRAEGGVARMASPKKIREIMDTVSIPVMAKCRIGHFAEAQILQELGVDYVDESEVLTPADEAHHVDKHAFKVPFVCGARNLGEALRRIAEGAAMIRTKGEAGTGDVVHAVKHLRQIVREMKQLTVLSDEELYAQAKDLQAPYELVRMVAKAGKLPVPNFSAGGIATPADAALVRQLGAEAVFVGSGIFMSDSTTFAPPAEAEKRAKAIVRATTHFDDPKVLLEVSADLVGAMKGLAVAAMSEADMLQTRGW, encoded by the coding sequence ATGTCAGAACTGAACGGTAACAACACCAGCTTGCGGCTCAAGACGGGCCTGGCGGAGATGCTCAAAGGCGGCGTGATCATGGACGTGACCGATGCCGCGCAGGCGGCAATCGCCGAGAAGGCCGGCGCGGTGGCGGTGATGGCCTTGGAGCGCGTACCCGCGCAGATTCGCGCCGAGGGCGGCGTGGCCCGCATGGCGTCCCCCAAGAAGATCCGCGAGATCATGGACACCGTCTCCATCCCGGTCATGGCCAAGTGCCGCATCGGCCATTTTGCTGAAGCGCAGATCCTGCAGGAGCTGGGCGTGGATTACGTGGACGAATCCGAAGTCCTCACGCCAGCCGACGAAGCCCATCACGTGGACAAGCACGCCTTCAAGGTCCCGTTTGTGTGCGGCGCGCGCAACCTGGGCGAAGCCTTGCGGCGCATTGCCGAAGGCGCGGCCATGATTCGCACCAAAGGCGAGGCCGGCACGGGCGACGTCGTGCATGCGGTGAAACATCTGCGGCAAATCGTTCGCGAGATGAAACAGCTCACCGTACTTTCTGATGAAGAGCTCTATGCCCAAGCGAAAGACCTGCAGGCTCCCTACGAGCTGGTCCGCATGGTGGCCAAGGCCGGCAAACTGCCGGTTCCGAACTTTTCGGCCGGCGGCATCGCCACCCCGGCGGACGCGGCGCTGGTCCGGCAACTGGGAGCGGAAGCCGTGTTCGTGGGATCGGGAATCTTCATGTCCGACTCGACGACTTTTGCGCCTCCCGCGGAAGCGGAGAAACGCGCCAAGGCGATCGTTCGCGCGACCACGCACTTTGACGATCCTAAAGTGTTGCTTGAAGTCAGCGCAGACCTGGTCGGCGCGATGAAAGGCCTGGCCGTGGCCGCGATGTCTGAGGCGGACATGCTGCAGACCAGGGGATGGTAG
- the gap gene encoding type I glyceraldehyde-3-phosphate dehydrogenase, whose amino-acid sequence MAIKVGINGFGRIGRNVLRTAIDDPSLEFVAVNDLTSPATLAHLLKYDSILGNLKHDIRASGDSITIDGRTIKVFSEKDPAALKWDSVGAQVVIESTGKFTEAEKAKAHLRGPVKKVIISAPAKNEDITIVLGVNEGNYDPAKHHIISNASCTTNCLAPVAKVVHDNFKIQSGTMTTIHSYTNDQVILDFPHKDLRRARAAAINMIPTSTGAAKAINLVIPDLKGKLDGFAMRVPTPNVSVVDLVAFVEKATTVEEVNKALQAAANGPMKGILGYETAELVSSDYKGDDRSSIVDAPMTRVVCGNCVKVIAWYDNEWGYSCRVRDLIHYMAKKGL is encoded by the coding sequence ATGGCAATCAAAGTTGGCATCAATGGTTTTGGCCGCATCGGACGCAATGTCCTCCGCACCGCCATCGACGACCCCAGCCTGGAATTCGTGGCGGTCAACGACTTGACCAGCCCGGCGACTCTGGCCCACCTGCTCAAGTACGACTCCATTCTTGGCAACCTCAAGCATGACATCAGGGCCAGCGGCGACTCCATCACCATTGACGGCCGCACCATCAAGGTCTTCTCAGAGAAAGATCCGGCGGCGCTCAAGTGGGACTCCGTGGGAGCGCAGGTGGTGATTGAATCCACCGGCAAGTTCACGGAAGCGGAAAAGGCCAAGGCCCATCTACGTGGGCCGGTGAAGAAGGTCATCATTTCCGCGCCCGCCAAGAATGAAGACATCACCATTGTCCTCGGCGTGAATGAAGGCAACTACGATCCGGCCAAGCACCACATCATCTCCAACGCGTCTTGCACCACCAATTGTCTGGCGCCTGTGGCCAAAGTGGTCCACGATAACTTCAAGATCCAGAGTGGGACCATGACCACCATCCACTCCTATACCAACGACCAGGTGATCTTGGACTTCCCGCACAAAGACCTGCGGCGCGCCCGCGCAGCGGCCATCAACATGATTCCAACCTCCACCGGCGCAGCCAAGGCGATCAACCTGGTGATCCCTGACCTGAAAGGCAAACTTGACGGGTTTGCCATGCGCGTTCCCACTCCGAACGTTTCCGTGGTGGACCTGGTGGCGTTTGTGGAGAAGGCCACCACGGTGGAGGAAGTGAACAAAGCCCTGCAGGCCGCGGCCAATGGTCCGATGAAAGGCATCCTGGGCTATGAAACGGCCGAGCTGGTATCGTCCGACTACAAGGGTGACGACCGCTCGTCCATTGTGGATGCGCCCATGACCCGCGTGGTCTGCGGCAACTGCGTGAAGGTGATCGCCTGGTATGACAATGAGTGGGGCTACTCCTGCCGCGTCCGCGACCTGATCCACTACATGGCCAAGAAGGGGCTGTAA
- a CDS encoding cbb3-type cytochrome c oxidase subunit I, whose product MAALSPNAAAAHAGLLRRYVFSTDHKIIGVQYLFLSLAAALSGAWLSLLMRIHLVWPKFAIPFLGEIKPEHYLGYLTIHGTVMVFFVLSTLPQAGFGTYFLPLQLGASQMAFPRLNMLAFWTTLAAFLVLMSVFFVPGGASVAGWTQYAPLSVLASAGPGQALGTDLWLVSIGLFCVASVMSATSFISTTLKKRAPGMTWMRMPLTCWAWFITAILILLAFNILLVALVMLMTDRHFGTNFFVPGGLIVNGQPVQRSGGSPLLWQHLFWFFGHPEVYIAILPAMGITSHLLSTFSRKPVFGYKAMVAATIAIGAMGFMVWGHHMFVSGMDPHAGFAFSTLTTAIAVPSAIKTFNWLGTIYGGRLRFTTPMLFSVGFVSLFIAGGLSGPLLAQPALDEYLHDTYFVVGHFHLIMAMAGLFAIFAATHFWFPKMFGRLMNERLGALHFWITFLGAYAIFIPMHLLGIAGHPRRYSELTGVQYVAAMAPLQKIITLAAIVTLAGQIIFLVNFFRSMFKGQPAEANPWECTTLEWTLASPAPAEGFGAVTPIVSQGSYEYGGDQAGADFRMQNAAT is encoded by the coding sequence ATGGCAGCCCTGTCCCCCAACGCCGCTGCTGCACACGCGGGCCTCCTGCGCCGTTATGTCTTCAGCACGGACCACAAGATCATCGGCGTGCAATATCTATTCTTGTCGCTGGCGGCAGCGTTGAGCGGTGCGTGGCTATCACTGCTGATGCGTATCCATCTGGTCTGGCCTAAGTTCGCGATTCCCTTCCTGGGCGAGATCAAACCCGAACACTATCTCGGCTACCTGACCATCCACGGCACGGTGATGGTGTTCTTTGTGCTCTCCACCCTGCCGCAAGCGGGATTCGGAACGTACTTTCTGCCGCTGCAACTGGGCGCGTCGCAGATGGCATTTCCGCGACTGAACATGCTGGCCTTTTGGACTACGCTGGCGGCGTTTCTGGTGTTGATGTCAGTCTTCTTTGTGCCTGGGGGCGCGTCCGTGGCCGGCTGGACGCAATACGCGCCGCTCAGCGTGCTGGCTTCCGCCGGACCAGGGCAAGCCCTGGGGACGGACTTGTGGCTGGTGAGCATCGGGCTGTTCTGCGTGGCGTCAGTGATGAGCGCGACCAGCTTCATTTCCACCACCTTGAAGAAGCGCGCACCGGGGATGACCTGGATGCGTATGCCGCTGACCTGTTGGGCATGGTTCATCACGGCGATCTTGATTCTGCTGGCCTTCAACATTCTTCTGGTAGCGCTGGTCATGCTGATGACCGACCGCCATTTCGGCACCAACTTCTTCGTTCCCGGCGGATTGATCGTCAACGGACAGCCGGTGCAGCGCAGCGGCGGGTCGCCCTTGCTGTGGCAGCATCTGTTCTGGTTCTTCGGACATCCGGAGGTCTATATCGCGATTCTGCCGGCGATGGGCATTACGTCGCACTTGCTCTCAACTTTTTCGCGTAAGCCGGTGTTCGGATACAAGGCTATGGTTGCGGCGACGATCGCCATCGGCGCCATGGGCTTCATGGTGTGGGGTCACCACATGTTTGTCAGCGGCATGGACCCGCACGCGGGATTTGCCTTCTCCACGCTGACCACGGCCATTGCCGTGCCTTCCGCCATCAAGACTTTCAACTGGCTGGGGACGATCTACGGCGGACGCTTGCGCTTCACCACGCCCATGCTGTTTTCCGTGGGATTTGTCTCATTGTTCATCGCCGGCGGATTGAGCGGGCCGCTGCTGGCGCAACCGGCGTTGGATGAATACCTGCATGACACGTATTTTGTGGTCGGACATTTTCATCTCATCATGGCCATGGCCGGGCTGTTTGCGATCTTTGCCGCCACGCATTTCTGGTTCCCCAAAATGTTCGGCCGCCTGATGAATGAGCGCCTGGGCGCGCTGCATTTCTGGATAACCTTTCTGGGCGCTTACGCCATCTTTATACCAATGCACCTGCTGGGAATTGCCGGACATCCGCGGCGGTATTCAGAATTAACCGGCGTACAATATGTGGCGGCGATGGCCCCTTTGCAGAAGATCATCACGCTGGCAGCGATTGTGACTCTCGCCGGACAGATCATCTTTCTGGTGAATTTCTTTCGCAGCATGTTCAAGGGCCAGCCGGCGGAAGCCAATCCCTGGGAGTGTACAACGCTGGAGTGGACTCTGGCGTCGCCGGCGCCGGCGGAGGGATTTGGCGCGGTTACACCCATTGTCAGCCAAGGCTCGTACGAGTACGGCGGCGATCAGGCTGGCGCGGATTTCCGTATGCAGAATGCCGCTACCTGA
- a CDS encoding PaaI family thioesterase, whose translation MSKHKPAPGHSEHIGKDHPVQNNCFACGKGNADGMQLDFFFDEAARTAYCNFNLAKKYQGPPGHAHGGIIAVILDEAMGKVNKLRNVIALTKSLNVEYMRPVPLGKALTVTARERQVEGRKHTNVAEITDESGALLARSSGTFVAIDIKKMFSQHLQPED comes from the coding sequence ATGTCCAAGCACAAACCAGCCCCCGGCCACTCAGAGCATATCGGCAAAGACCATCCTGTGCAGAACAACTGCTTTGCCTGCGGCAAGGGCAATGCCGACGGCATGCAACTCGACTTCTTTTTTGACGAAGCCGCCCGAACGGCCTACTGTAATTTCAACCTGGCGAAGAAGTACCAAGGGCCTCCGGGGCACGCGCACGGGGGGATCATCGCCGTGATATTGGATGAAGCCATGGGCAAAGTGAACAAGTTGCGCAACGTGATCGCCCTGACCAAGTCCTTGAACGTGGAGTACATGAGGCCGGTGCCTCTAGGCAAAGCGCTCACCGTGACCGCGCGCGAGCGGCAAGTGGAAGGGCGCAAGCACACTAACGTGGCCGAAATCACGGACGAATCCGGCGCTCTGCTGGCCCGCAGCAGCGGCACGTTTGTGGCCATCGACATCAAGAAGATGTTCTCGCAGCACCTGCAGCCGGAAGACTAG
- the miaB gene encoding tRNA (N6-isopentenyl adenosine(37)-C2)-methylthiotransferase MiaB has translation MLEHIAQHSIVFLCALHSPLRGLIFPCAILAQVPDIPQNASSRDTAGQKAFYIETFGCQMNVHDSEKVIGTLLRHGYRQVQTVEEADLVLYNTCSIRDKAEQKVFNRLNDYKKYQKQGKKFAVLGCVAQQEGEKIFEKAPYVSLVAGSASYRNLPQMLVQLEAGNNRVTGLDDRETDLTFETEFTARSNPHRGYITIIEGCDKFCAYCVVPYTRGKERSRTSESVLSEARQMADLGYTDIQLLGQNVNAYADPLAKKTFAELLYAVGELPGIRRVRFTTSHPRHFSRDIVEAIDALPTLCDHVHLPVQSGSSRVLQAMNREYTREMYLEKIAWIRAAKRDISLTTDLIVGFPGETEAEFEETITLMHEGQFDAVFGFKYSPRPNTPAIGMDDSIPDAEKSRRLQILLDRQREIQRANYEKKVGRIFEVMVEGLNEARGQVVGRTSQNITLNFTVSGQAVPNTGSYTNVMVTKSFPNSLVGEMVV, from the coding sequence ATGCTGGAACACATCGCCCAGCACTCCATTGTTTTTCTCTGCGCCCTCCATTCTCCGTTGCGGGGGTTGATTTTCCCTTGCGCTATACTGGCACAAGTGCCTGACATTCCACAAAACGCGTCTTCACGAGACACTGCGGGCCAGAAGGCTTTCTACATCGAGACCTTTGGCTGCCAGATGAATGTGCATGACTCGGAGAAAGTCATCGGGACGCTGCTGCGCCATGGGTATCGCCAGGTGCAGACCGTGGAAGAGGCCGACCTGGTACTCTACAACACCTGCTCCATCCGCGACAAAGCCGAACAAAAAGTCTTCAACCGCCTCAACGACTACAAGAAATACCAGAAGCAGGGCAAGAAGTTTGCCGTCCTGGGCTGCGTGGCGCAGCAGGAAGGCGAAAAAATCTTTGAGAAGGCGCCGTATGTTTCACTGGTGGCCGGATCGGCGTCGTATCGTAACTTGCCGCAAATGCTGGTGCAGCTGGAAGCAGGGAACAATCGCGTCACCGGCCTGGACGACCGCGAGACCGATCTGACGTTTGAGACCGAGTTCACTGCCCGCAGCAACCCGCATCGCGGCTACATCACGATCATTGAGGGCTGTGACAAGTTCTGTGCCTACTGCGTCGTGCCCTACACTCGCGGCAAAGAACGCAGCCGGACGTCAGAGTCCGTGCTGTCTGAAGCCCGCCAGATGGCCGACCTGGGCTATACCGATATTCAGCTTCTAGGCCAGAACGTAAATGCCTACGCCGACCCGCTGGCGAAGAAGACTTTTGCCGAACTGCTCTACGCCGTGGGTGAGCTGCCGGGTATCCGTCGCGTGCGCTTTACCACGTCGCACCCGCGGCATTTCAGCCGGGACATCGTGGAGGCCATTGACGCCTTGCCGACGCTCTGCGACCACGTCCATCTGCCGGTGCAGAGTGGGTCGTCGCGCGTGCTCCAGGCCATGAACAGGGAATACACCCGCGAGATGTACCTGGAGAAGATCGCCTGGATCAGGGCCGCCAAGCGGGACATATCGCTGACCACGGACTTGATCGTTGGCTTCCCCGGCGAAACGGAAGCTGAATTCGAAGAGACCATTACCTTGATGCACGAGGGCCAATTCGATGCCGTCTTCGGCTTCAAGTACTCGCCGCGTCCCAACACGCCGGCCATCGGCATGGATGACAGCATCCCAGACGCCGAGAAATCCCGCCGGCTACAGATTCTGCTGGACCGCCAGCGTGAAATCCAACGGGCTAATTATGAGAAGAAGGTCGGGCGGATCTTTGAAGTGATGGTTGAGGGTTTGAACGAGGCCCGCGGACAGGTCGTTGGCCGCACCTCACAAAATATAACGTTAAACTTCACTGTTTCCGGACAAGCTGTGCCAAATACTGGAAGTTACACTAATGTCATGGTCACCAAGAGCTTTCCCAACAGCCTGGTGGGCGAGATGGTGGTTTGA